The sequence TGACGAGCGTCGCGAACGATTTGATCGATTCCACCGGCAGCGTGAGCGTGCTGCTGCACGTTTCGCCGATCTGCACGACGCGTGCCGGCTCGCTCATGGCGCGGCCGCCTTGCGCTGTTCCATTAGCGACGCGTGCCGCAGATCGAGTTCCGCCCAGATGGCGCGCTTGCCGTCGTCGTCGAGCTTCGACCACGCGCGGATCTCGTCGATCGTGCGCAGGCACCCGTCGCACCATTGCGTGTCGGCATTCATCTTGCACACGTTGATGCACGGCGACGGCACGGCGGGCGTCTGCGGCGCGTCCTGAGTTTGGAGTGGGGTGGCTTCTGAGGTCGTCATGCTTCGCGCAGCGCCACGTCGGCCACGGGCGCGCCCGTCAAAGCGACGAGCTCCTGCGGCGAGAGATTGAACACCGCGTGCGGATGGCCGGCCGCGGCCCACAGGCTGTCGAGTTCGAGCAAGTCGGCGTCGATCAGCGTGACGGGCGGCGTGGCGTGCCCGATCGGGCAGACGCCGCCGATCGCATAGCCGGTTTTCTCGCGCACGAACTTCGCGTCCGCGCGCGCGATTTCGCCGACTTGCTGCGCGACTTTCTTTTCGTCGACGCGATTCGCGCCGCTCGCCACCACCAGCACCGGGGCATCGTCTTCGCGGCGCCGGAACAAGATCGATTTCGCGATCTGCGCGACCGAGCAGCCAAGGCCCGCGGCCGCTTCGGCCGAGGTCTTGCCGGTTTCCGGCAGCATCACGACGGATTGGGTGTGCCCGCGCTCGCGCAGCAGTTGCGCGACGCGGCGGGCGCTATCGGGGAGCGTCTGGTCGCCGCTCGATTCGGTAAAAGCTTCGTCCGACATAGGGAAGGGGGTTATCGCTGAGTGAATGACGGCGCGCGTGAAGCGCCTACGAGCATGCGGCCTGGCTGCGCGCTTTCGCGAGCAAGGCCTTGCCGGCGCGCGAGACGTTCGCGCGGCCGATCGACGTCGAGATGAAATCGCCGATTGCGACCACTTGGTCGAGATCGACGCCGGTTTCGATGCCGAGGCCGTTCATCAGGTACAGCACGTCTTCGGTCGCGACGTTGCCGGTCGCGCCCTTCGCATACGGACAGCCGCCCAGCCCCGCCACCGACGCGTGATAAATCTCGATGCCTTCGAAGAGCGCCGCGTAGATGTTCGCGAGCGCCTGCCCGTAGGTGTCGTGGAAGTGGCCGGAGAGCCGTTCGCGCGGGAACGATTGCGTCACGGCGCTGAATACTTCGCGCGTGCGCTTCGGCGTGCCGACGCCGATCGTATCGGCGATATCGATCTCGTCGCAGCCGAGCGCGGCAAAGCGCTCGACGACGTCCACCACCGACGCCACCGGCACCTCGCCCTGATACGGACAGCCGAGCGCGCACGACACGCTGCCGCGCACGCGCACGCCGTGCTCTTTCGCTGCCGCGACGACCGGCTCGAAGCGCGCGATGCTTTCCGCGATGCTGCAATTGATGTTCTTCTGCGAGAACGCTTCGCTCGCGGCGCCGAAAATCACGATCTCATCGGCACGCGCGGCGAGCGCGCCTTCGAAGCCTTTCAGGTTCGGCGTCAGCACCGAGTAGATCGTGCCTGCGCGGCGTTCGATGCCGTTCATCACCTCGGCGCCGTCGGCCATCTGCGGCACCCACTTCGGCGATACGAACGACGCCGCCTCGACATTCTTGAAGCCCGCTGCGGCAAGCCGGTTGACGAGCTCGATCTTGACCGGCGTCGGCACGAAATCCTTCTCGTTCTGCAGCCCGTCGCGCGGGCCGACTTCGACGATCTTCACTGCGCTGGGAATGGACATGGTTGTCTCCTTGATATTGGGTTCCTGTGCGCGCGGTCAGTACCCGCGCGCCAAATCGACGATGCCGCTGATCGCTTCGCCGCGCTCGAGCGCCTCGATCTTCTGCGCCACCTGCTGCAGGCTTTCTTCGCGCAGCGTTTCGGCGGAGCTGTGCGGCGTGATCGTGATGCGCGGCTCGTTCCAGAACGGATGGTCGGCGCTCAGCGGCTCCTTGCGGAACACGTCGAGCGTAGCCGCCGCGATTTGACCGTCTTTCAACGCTTCGAGCAGGTCTTCTTCGACCAGATGCGCGCCGCGCGCGACGTTCACGAGATACGCGCCGCGCGCGAGCTTCGCGAAGGTGTCGCGGTTCAGCACGTCGTTCGTATCGGGTGTGCTCGGCAGCAGATTCACGAGCACCTTCACGCCGTCGAGAAACGCGTCGAACTGCTCGGCGCCCGCATAGGCGGTCACGCCGTCGATGCGTTTCGCGCTCCGGCTGTAGCCGCGCACGGGCAGGCCGAACGACGCGAGCGTCTTCGCGACGTGCGTGCCGAGCACGCCGAGACCGAGCACGCCGACGGTGAACGTCCTGCGCGCATGGGGTTCGAGCACGTGCCAGCGGCGCTCGGTTTGCTGGCGCGCGTACTCGTCCAGGCGGCGCAGGTAGCGCAGCACCGCGTGCGTGACGTATTCGGCCATCTGCGCGGCCATGCCGGTGTCTTCGAGCCGCACGAGCGCCGCTTCGCGCGGCAGCGTGCCCGGATGCGCGTGCTCGAGCGCGAGGATCGCATCGACGCCGGCGCCGAGATTGAACACCGCGCGCAAGCCCGGACGGTGAGCGAACAATTCACGCGGCGGACGCCAGACGATCGCGTAGTCGGCGGGCGCGGTGTCGCCCGGCTTCCATACGCGCAGGTCGGCGCGCGGCAGCGCCCGGGCCAGATCGTTGAGCCATACGGACGGATCGTCATACGACGAGTAGAACAGAATCTTCATATCGTTCGCGTTAAGAATAGGCTTCATTCTACTTTTTCAGCCGCCGCCGCGCGCAGGGGTCCCATTTCCGCCGATAAACAAAGCACGAAAAATTGGTTCGGCGCCAAGCGGGCGCGCGCGAGAATGCCTGCTCGAATTCCTCTCCGGGAGGGCAAATGCTGGCATGCACCAAATCGACGTGGCCGCCGCGCCTCGTGACGGTACCGGGCCTCCATGGCAGCGAGGGCGGCCACTGGCAGACCTGGCTCGAGCGGCAATTCGCGCGTTCGCTGCGCGTCGAGCAGGCCGATTGGGATGCGCCGCATCTCGCGACCTGGTCGCAGGCCGTGCGCGACTTGCTCGCGCGCGAGAAGGGGCCGTTCGTGCTCGCCGCGCACAGTTTCGGCTGCCTCGCGACCGCGCACGCGTTGGCGCACGGTTCGCATGCGTCGAACGTGGCGGGCGTGCTGTTCGTCGCGCCGGCGAGTCCGAAGAAATTCGCGTTTGCGGGTGCGTTCGATGCGCGGCGCCTCGGCGTGCCGTCGATCGTGATCGGCAGCGAGACCGATCCGTGGATGCCGCTTGCCGACGCGCGCGAGCTGGCGCAGCGCCTCGGCAGCGCGTTCGTGAATCTCGGCGACGCGGGGCATATCAACGTCGCGGCGGGTTACGGGCCGTGGCCGCGCGCGAAGTACTTCGTCGATACGCTCGTGCATTGCGCGGCGCCGCTGCGGTTTCGCGACGAGCCGGTCGAGCTTGCGCCGCACGCGCTGGTTTGAGGGGGCCAATGATTGCGGCCGGCGCGTGGGTCACGGCCGGCCGCTGTTGCATCGAATCGCCATTGAATCGCGTCAGTGAGGTTCGGCCCCCGCGCGCTTGGCGAGGGCTTTCCGCGCCTATTTTCCGCGCTTACCCCAGGCTGCCGAGACTCGTCACCGGCGCAACCGCTGCCGGGTCCGAGAAGCTCGGACGGCCGGTCTCGATGTGGCCGGCGAGCCGCCGCAGGAACGTGCCGCCCGTGCCGTCCGAGATCGTCAGGTCGTACCAGTGATGGCTCGAGCGCAGCTCCCAGCGTGCTTCGACTTCGTCATGCGCGCCGAGCTTGAAGCTGCGCGTTTGCGCGCCGTACGCGTTGTCGACCGCGGTCAGTTCGATCGCGGCCTTGCCGTGGTTCACGATCTTCAGATAGAGATTGCCGTTCGCGACGTCGTAGCCCGCTTCGACTTCCGGGTTCGCGACATGCGCGTGAGCGCCGCCTTGCGTGCTCGCTGCGGTCGTGCCCGCGAACTGA comes from Trinickia violacea and encodes:
- a CDS encoding DUF1289 domain-containing protein is translated as MTTSEATPLQTQDAPQTPAVPSPCINVCKMNADTQWCDGCLRTIDEIRAWSKLDDDGKRAIWAELDLRHASLMEQRKAAAP
- a CDS encoding YbaK/EbsC family protein — encoded protein: MSDEAFTESSGDQTLPDSARRVAQLLRERGHTQSVVMLPETGKTSAEAAAGLGCSVAQIAKSILFRRREDDAPVLVVASGANRVDEKKVAQQVGEIARADAKFVREKTGYAIGGVCPIGHATPPVTLIDADLLELDSLWAAAGHPHAVFNLSPQELVALTGAPVADVALREA
- a CDS encoding hydroxymethylglutaryl-CoA lyase, with amino-acid sequence MSIPSAVKIVEVGPRDGLQNEKDFVPTPVKIELVNRLAAAGFKNVEAASFVSPKWVPQMADGAEVMNGIERRAGTIYSVLTPNLKGFEGALAARADEIVIFGAASEAFSQKNINCSIAESIARFEPVVAAAKEHGVRVRGSVSCALGCPYQGEVPVASVVDVVERFAALGCDEIDIADTIGVGTPKRTREVFSAVTQSFPRERLSGHFHDTYGQALANIYAALFEGIEIYHASVAGLGGCPYAKGATGNVATEDVLYLMNGLGIETGVDLDQVVAIGDFISTSIGRANVSRAGKALLAKARSQAACS
- a CDS encoding 2-hydroxyacid dehydrogenase; protein product: MKILFYSSYDDPSVWLNDLARALPRADLRVWKPGDTAPADYAIVWRPPRELFAHRPGLRAVFNLGAGVDAILALEHAHPGTLPREAALVRLEDTGMAAQMAEYVTHAVLRYLRRLDEYARQQTERRWHVLEPHARRTFTVGVLGLGVLGTHVAKTLASFGLPVRGYSRSAKRIDGVTAYAGAEQFDAFLDGVKVLVNLLPSTPDTNDVLNRDTFAKLARGAYLVNVARGAHLVEEDLLEALKDGQIAAATLDVFRKEPLSADHPFWNEPRITITPHSSAETLREESLQQVAQKIEALERGEAISGIVDLARGY
- a CDS encoding RBBP9/YdeN family alpha/beta hydrolase, yielding MLACTKSTWPPRLVTVPGLHGSEGGHWQTWLERQFARSLRVEQADWDAPHLATWSQAVRDLLAREKGPFVLAAHSFGCLATAHALAHGSHASNVAGVLFVAPASPKKFAFAGAFDARRLGVPSIVIGSETDPWMPLADARELAQRLGSAFVNLGDAGHINVAAGYGPWPRAKYFVDTLVHCAAPLRFRDEPVELAPHALV